A segment of the Streptomyces sp. Tu 2975 genome:
CTCGAGCTCCTTCGCCTGCCCGAGGGCCCGCATGTGCGGGAAGACGCCGTCCTCCATGCCGGTGAGGAACACGACCGGGAACTCGAGGCCCTTCGCGGTGTGCAGGGTCATCAGCGTGATGACGCCGGTGCCCTCTTCGTCCTCGTCGGGGATCTGGTCCGAGTCGGCGACGAGCGCCACCTGCTCGAGGAACTCGGCGAGTGTGCCGGTGCCCTCCTCCTCACCGCGGGCCTGCTCGAACTCCAGCGCCACGGCGGCCAGTTCCTGGAGGTTCTCGATGCGCGTCTCGTCCTGGGGATCCGTCGACGCCTGGAGTTCGGCGAGGTAGCCGGTCCGCTCCAGCACGGCCTCGAGCACGACGGCCGGACCCGCGCCCGAGTCGACGATCGTGCGCAGCTCCTCCATCAGCACGTTGAACCGCTTGACCGCGTTGGCCGAGCGGGCCGCCATGCCGTACGCCTCGTCGACGCGGCGCAGCGCCTGCGGGAAGGTGATCTTCTCGCGCAGCGCGAGGGCGTCGATCATCGCCTCCGCACGATCGCCGATGCCGCGCTTGGGCACGTTCAGGATGCGGCGCAGCGGGACGTTGTCCTCGGGGTTGGCGAGGACCCGCAGGTAGGCCAGCACATCGCGGACCTCCTTGCGCTCGTAGAAGCGCACACCGCCGACGACCTTGTAGGGCAGGCCGACGCGGATGAAGATCTCCTCGAAGACACGCGACTGGGCGTTCGTGCGGTAGAAGACGGCGACGTCGCCGGCCTTCGCCTCGCCCGCGTCCGTGAGCCGGTCGATCTCGTCCGCGACGAACTGGGCCTCGTCGTGCTCCGTGTCCGCGACATAGCCGGTGATCCGGGCGCCGGCGCCGGCGTTCGTCCACAGGTTCTTGGGGCGGCGGGACTCGTTGCGTTCGATGACGGCGTTGGCGGCGGAGAGGATCGTCTGGGTGGAGCGGTAGTTCTGCTCCAGCAGGATCGTCGTCGCGTCCGGGTAGTCCTCCTCGAACTGGAGGATGTTTCGGATGGTCGCGCCGCGGAAGGCGTAGATCGACTGGTCGGCGTCACCGACGACGCACAGCTCCGCGGGCTCCAGGTCCTCGTACCCCTTGCCCACCAGTTCGCGCACGAGTGTGTACTGAGCGTGGTTGGTGTCCTGGTACTCGTCGACGAGGACGTGCCGGAACCGCCGCTGGTAGTGCTCGGCGACGTCCGGGAACGCCTGGAGCAGGTGGACGGTGGTCATGATGATGTCGTCGAAGTCCAGGGCGTTGGCCTCACGCAGCCGCGCCTGGTACATGCGGTAGGCCTCTGCGAGTGTCTTCTCGAAACCGTCCTGGGCCTGGTCGGCGAAGGTCTCATCGTCGATCAGCTCGTTCTTCAGGTTCGAGATCTTGGCGCTGAAGGACTTCGGCGGGAACTTCTTCGGGTCGAGGTCCAGATCGCGGCAGACCAGCGACATCAGGCGCTTCGAGTCCGCCGCGTCGTAGATCGAGAACGACGAGGTGAAGCCCAGCTTCTTGGACTCGCGGCGCAGGATGCGGACGCACGCGCTGTGGAAGGTCATGACCCACATCGCGTTTGCGC
Coding sequences within it:
- the pcrA gene encoding DNA helicase PcrA; the encoded protein is MSSLFDDSFLADLRPDADGPPPPPEDPAPEQLPDDLFQGAFDVPPARDGYYRDGAPRPVVDPAALLDGLNEQQRAAVVHTGSPLLIVAGAGSGKTRVLTHRIAHLLGTRRVHPGQILAITFTNKAAGEMKERVEQLVGPRANAMWVMTFHSACVRILRRESKKLGFTSSFSIYDAADSKRLMSLVCRDLDLDPKKFPPKSFSAKISNLKNELIDDETFADQAQDGFEKTLAEAYRMYQARLREANALDFDDIIMTTVHLLQAFPDVAEHYQRRFRHVLVDEYQDTNHAQYTLVRELVGKGYEDLEPAELCVVGDADQSIYAFRGATIRNILQFEEDYPDATTILLEQNYRSTQTILSAANAVIERNESRRPKNLWTNAGAGARITGYVADTEHDEAQFVADEIDRLTDAGEAKAGDVAVFYRTNAQSRVFEEIFIRVGLPYKVVGGVRFYERKEVRDVLAYLRVLANPEDNVPLRRILNVPKRGIGDRAEAMIDALALREKITFPQALRRVDEAYGMAARSANAVKRFNVLMEELRTIVDSGAGPAVVLEAVLERTGYLAELQASTDPQDETRIENLQELAAVALEFEQARGEEEGTGTLAEFLEQVALVADSDQIPDEDEEGTGVITLMTLHTAKGLEFPVVFLTGMEDGVFPHMRALGQAKELEEERRLAYVGITRARERLYLTRSSMRSAWGQPSYNPPSRFLEEIPGQHLTWKRTGPMAAPAGPTSGIASSLSSSRSRGGASGFATRRTSDKPVISLAVGDRVTHDQFGLGTVVEVKGSGSEAQATIDFGDEKPKRLLLRYAPVEKL